Proteins encoded within one genomic window of Glycine soja cultivar W05 chromosome 1, ASM419377v2, whole genome shotgun sequence:
- the LOC114405506 gene encoding uncharacterized protein LOC114405506: MRQFGMQQPILGPVMQPENIHDLTLKGKEGRNWMRLMQPALNEWNSRYERRVEQTPPQTGTLSLNSEYMRWYRRKTKVYVDPKHARRGLLGEIAETLHFMVSPVGRRVCTFDDLLPCIEKITLISEEEDRILEAHQDAPPSQPQFEHQQFNILQRSVETRGLGRRRQTVDAALYSLPPMPEREHGMYYTPPVFTQEPSQMAPMYSYPHDFQSGYSMTGIFGSSPPSGGTPSFTQNNELPTPNAPLGGPWNVPGNIPDMNDLLGVDLRHDFSAEADEVDERGNLRRRNPDRAARNWDRPCGTSSRHHRHSHD, encoded by the exons ATGCGACAgtttggaatgcaacaacctattctGGGCCCAGTAATGCAACCCGAAAACATACATGACTTGACCTTAAagggaaaagaaggaagaaattgGATGCGACTAATGCAACCCGCGCTTAATGAATGGAATAGTCGCTATGAAAGGAGAGTAGAACAAACGCCGCCACAAACAGGGACCCTTAGTCTGAACTCTGAATATATGAGGTGGTACAGGCGTAAGACAAAAGTTTATGTCGACCCAAAACATGCAAGAAGAGGACTATTG GGTGAAATCGCGGAAACACTACATTTTATGGTGTCGCCTGTTGGGAGAAGGGTTTGTACTTTTGATGATTTACTGCCATGTATCGAGAAGATCACTCTTATATCTGAAGAAGAGGATAGGATACTTGAGGCACATCAAGATGCTCCCCCTTCTCAGCCACAATTTGAACATCAGCAGTTTAATATACTACAGCGAAGTGTGGAGACTCGAGGCTTAGGGCGACGTCGGCAAACTGTGGATGCAGCACTGTACAGTTTGCCTCCGATGCCAGAACGAgaacatggaatgtattacacaccACCGGTATTCACCCAAGAACCATCGCAGATGGCGCCGATGTATTCATACCCACATGATTTCCAATCAGGGTACAGTATGACAGGCATATTTGGATCCTCTCCTCCTTCAGGGGGGACTCCTTCATTCACCCAAAATAATGAACTACCGACCCCAAATGCTCCACTTGGTGGTCCGTGGAATGTACCTGGAAATATACCCGACATGAATGACTTATTGGGGGTCGATTTACGTCATGATTTCTCTGCCGAGGCTGACGAAGTGGATGAAAGGGGGAATCTTAGAAGAAGAAACCCTGATAGGGCAGCTAGGAATTGGGATCGGCCATGTGGGACATCGTCGCGACATCACAGACATAGTCATGATTGA